From Syngnathoides biaculeatus isolate LvHL_M chromosome 19, ASM1980259v1, whole genome shotgun sequence, a single genomic window includes:
- the nktr gene encoding NK-tumor recognition protein isoform X3, whose translation MAPHLDGVHVVFGLVISGFEVIKKIEGLKTDSASRPYADVRVVDCGQLITKSANDILEGKRIRASHSSDSSLNSHDSSPSSSFSGESESDSEKSRYRKRKRHGKNKRSKKRRRVSNGKKNVDLETAKQSSHEPVEEEMGDTDHGGKREKLVVRPEEIPPVPENRFLLRQDIQAQETKAEIVEKQESTLEAEQKPAVSKSGRKIRGRGTIRYHTPTRSKSRSVSVGECGSSETPPHWKEEMMRTKAYHPPSVERWSKGDRWDDRSDSGWSRSSEHSSGSARSSLQRPAKKEKKRAKHKRKAKKRKHGRKRSSKSKPQECIASEGERSPSSRRSNVRTSRSPSRSSSSQRYMRPRSSLSRSYSRSRLSTRSRSRARSYSRSRSYSRSRSPSRSRSCSRARSRSRSYSRSRSRHRSRSFTPSRKRCSPKSPRKQKSSKSKTDVTIHTPVKLSESKVTPASRVTAVPATENVPVIPLSDSPPPSRWKPGQKPWKPSYIHTQDSKAQVTSVNLSVGQPVLEQAASSVLEKCLPDDSERDKCVTQRSPSRSSRSKSYSRSRSRSATKSSSRSRYSSRSDSVHSAHKKKKSLDKDWKKYYRSLKRIKNIDKYISAASAEGVLSEKNASVEPSPDKDVSKGSKERSEFQDGETMNNSSTQVDSFNNLSGWDSESDKVSQTNSDSLSKHQKPSGSMLDKSSGLTGWNSDSDPENITTRALPLSEKEEGEASSESEQETYKMASNTVEAPVSGLSQVSPGKAFESEKHKSKRKSKRKHKHKNRGEGKSSSHHVKEKSKRSKKKRQKLKETFHWQPPLEYGEEDDEDDCKREKRSPATADVRSDKDPNVTSSNKNSNRLDNKAPLRVKDYNYKNTKLSEPHHQSSARNSSNTSNVKEQNSMDDMDICTPEHDTETTVEAGAVHNSLNNTPEKTLKTTSHLPAKASKDAHPHLQSLEQSSLPTTDTDKPTSTVINFKWRPLKGLPSLQNVNTAQLMTKNLHIQQSQKSNAQGVRMEIKSKSRVRPGSLFDEVRKTVRLNQRPRNQESSGEESSPSASVTRDNSQRNSHSAPRRSRSASSQRSRARDWSHSYSRSRSRSRSSSYSSRDRSRSRQRHSRGRSRSSTYRSYRSHSRTYSRSHSRSHSYNHHRRSRSASSDSYSSWSRSASRRRGRRRSDSYRSSDRRSRSSRSSSRSSSRRWRRSRSSRYS comes from the exons ATGGCGCCTCATCTTGATGG AGTCCATGTTGTCTTCGGCCTCGTCATCTCCGGCTTTGAGGTGATAAAGAAGATCGAGGGGCTGAAGACAGATTCGGCGAGCCGGCCGTACGCCGATGTCAGGGTGGTGGACTGTGGACAGCTGATCACCAAGTCTGCTAATGACA ttctggaAGGCAAAAGGATTAGGGCATCCCATTCCTCCGACTCCTCCCTCAACTCCCACGATTCATCACCATCAAGCTCCTTTTCTGGGGAGTCTGAGAGCGACTCTGAAAAGTCCAGATATCGCAAGCGCAAGAGACACGGAAAGAATAAACGATCCAAAAAGCGGAGGAGGGTGTCCAAcggaaagaaaaatgttgaccTTGAAACTGCCAAACAAAG CTCCCATGAGCCTgtcgaagaagaaatgggagacACTGACCACGGCGGGAAGAGGGAAAAGCTCGTCGTCCGACCGGAGGAGATCCCGCCCGTGCCCGAGAACCGTTTCCTGCTTCGACAGGACATACAAGCACAGGAGACCAAAGCAGAGAT AGTTGAGAAGCAAGAATCCACACTTGAGGCTGAGCAGAAACCAGCAGTATCAAAGTCTGGACGGAAGATTAGAGGCAGAGGAACAATC AGATATCACACACCCACGAGGTCGAAATCTCGATCTGTGTCAGTCGGTGAATGCGGTAGCAGTGAAACTCCGCCCCACTGGAAAGAGGAGATGATGCGAACGAAAGCATATCACCCTCCGAGTGTTGAGAGATGGAGCAAAGGAGACCG ATGGGATGACAGAAGTGACTCTGGGTGGTCTAGGTCCTCTGAGCACTCGTCAGGATCGGCGAGGTCAAGCCTTCAACGGCCAGctaaaaaagagaagaaaagagcTAAACACAAGAGGAAGGCCAAAAAACGTAAGCATGGGAGGAAGAGAAGCTCCAAAAGCAAACCTCAAGAATGTATTGCATCAGAGGGAGAAAGGTCACCCTCTTCAAGAAGGTCCAATGTCAGAACATCTCGCTCCCCATCTCGTTCCTCTTCAAGTCAGCGTTACATGAGACCGCGGTCCTCTTTGTCCAGGTCTTACTCCCGATCACGCTTATCCACTCGATCCAGATCGAGGGCGAGGTCTTATTCAAGGTCAAGATCTTATTCACGATCCAGAAGCCCGTCTCGCTCTAGAAGTTGCTCTCGAGCTCGATCGAGGTCCCGGTCCTATTCTCGATCTAGGTCCAGACATAGGTCGAGGTCGTTTACGCCAAGCAGGAAAAGGTGTTCGCCCAAATCTCCAAGAAAGCAGAAATCTAGCAAGTCCAAAACAGACGTAACAATCCATACACCTGTGAAGCTTTCTGAAAGCAAAGTCACACCAGCATCCAGAGTCACGGCTGTCCCAGCTACAGAGAACGTTCCTGTGATTCCACTGAGCGACAGCCCTCCACCCTCCCGGTGGAAGCCCGGTCAGAAACCTTGGAAGCCCTCTTACATCCATACTCAGGACAGCAAGGCCCAAGTAACTTCAGTGAACTTAAGCGTAGGACAACCAGTTTTGGAGCAGGCGGCAAGTTCAGTTCTGGAAAAATGTCTACCTGATGACTCAGAGAGAGACAAATGTGTGACACAGCGGTCGCCCAGCAGATCCTCTAGAAGCAAATCCTACAGCCGCTCTAGAAGCAGGAGTGCCACGAAGTCCAGCTCCAGATCTCGTTACAGCAGCAGATCAGACTCTGTACATTCAgcacacaagaagaagaaatccCTTGACAAAGATTGGAAAAAGTACTACCGTTCTCTAAAGAGAATCAAGAATATAGACAAGTACATTTCAGCTGCAAGTGCTGAAGGTGTCCTGTCAGAGAAGAATGCAAGTGTCGAGCCGAGTCCTGATAAAGATGTTTCAAAGGGAAGTAAAGAGCGATCTGAATTTCAGGATGGAGAGACAATGAATAACAGTTCAACGCAGGTGGATAGCTTTAATAACCTGTCTGGATGGGACAGTGAGAGCGATAAGGTGAGCCAAACCAACAGTGATTCCTTGTCAAAGCATCAGAAACCATCTGGCAGCATGCTTGACAAGAGTTCTGGCCTTACGGGGTGGAATTCCGACAGTGATCCTGAAAACATAACCACCAGGGCGCTGCCTTTATCAGAGAAAGAAGAAGGTGAGGCGAGTTCTGAATCGGAACAGGAAACCTACAAAATGGCCTCCAACACTGTGGAAGCTCCTGTTTCTGGCCTTTCCCAGGTGAGTCCAGGGAAGGCCTTTGAGTCAGAGAAACACAAGAGCAAGAGGAAGTCCAAacggaaacacaaacacaagaatCGAGGAGAGGGCAAAAGCAGTTCTCATCATGTGAAGGAGAAGAGTAAGCGATCTAAAAAGAAACGTCAGAAGCTGAAGGAGACTTTTCATTGGCAGCCACCTTTGGAGTACGGTGAGGAGGATGACGAAGATGATTGCAAGAGAGAAAAACGGAGCCCAGCTACTGCTGATGTGAGGAGCGACAAAGACCCAAATGTAACCTCTTCGAACAAGAATTCTAATAGATTGGATAATAAGGCTCCACTGAGGGTAAAAGACTATAATTATAAAAATACCAAACTATCTGAGCCTCATCATCAGTCCTCCGCCAGGAACAGTAGTAACACATCCAACGTCAAAGAGCAGAACTCTATGGATGATATGGACATCTGTACTCCCGAGCATGACACTGAAACCACAGTTGAAGCTGGAGCCGTGCACAATTCCTTGAATAACACCCCAGAAAAAACGCTAAAAACTACCTCTCATTTGCCCGCCAAGGCAAGTAAAGATGCCCATCCGCACCTGCAGAGCCTAGAACAATCCTCTCTTCCCACCACAGATACGGACAAGCCAACCAGCACTGTAATCAATTTCAAATGGAGGCCCTTGAAAGGATTGCCTTCGCTACAGAATGTGAACACAGCGCAGCTCATGACCAAAAATCTCCACATTCAGCAGAGCCAGAAGTCCAATGCTCAAGGAGTGCGCATGGAGATCAAGAGCAAGAGCAGGGTCCGGCCGGGATCGCTTTTCGACGAGGTCCGCAAGACAGTGCGTCTCAACCAGAGGCCCAGGAACCAGGAGAGCTCTGGCGAGGAAAGCTCCCCGTCGGCAAGCGTAACCAGAGACAACTCCCAGAGGAACTCGCACTCTGCCCCTCGGCGGTCTCGCTCAGCTTCCAGTCAACGTTCCCGTGCCAGAGACTGGTCACACTCCTACAGCAGGTCCAGGAGTCGATCGCGTAGCTCAAGCTACTCCTCCAG GGATCGAAGCCGGAGTCGACAGAGACACAGCCGGGGGCGGTCCCGCAGCAGCACATACCGAAGCTACAGAAGCCACAG CCGGACATACAGTAGAAGTCACTCCAGAAGTCACTCCTATAATCACCACAGGAGATCCAG GTCTGCCTCCTCTGACAGCTATTCCAGTTGGAGTCGCAGCGCGAGCCGGAGGCGAGGACGCCGCAGAAGTGACAGTTACCGGAGTTCAGACCGCAGATCTCG GTCCTCACGCTCGTCCAGTCGCAGTTCATCCAGACGCTGGCGTCGCAGTCGGAGCAGCCGCTACAGCTGA